From Streptomyces chrestomyceticus JCM 4735, one genomic window encodes:
- a CDS encoding TetR/AcrR family transcriptional regulator, with protein MARRRDERIDHAVLAAVSELVREVGYPALTMEAIAQRAGTTKPAIRRRWASQKHLVVEAMARDRAGVVEIDTGCTHCDIVGHLEALRDAMDDPAFGHVLCALVADLADDPELRERFLTEFWQPRREACVVILRKAQERGDLRPGLDVDLVLDLFAAPIVFRALFGHSGLGPEFPEEVVSAVLSGTGTGTGQGTGTGAGGRPGCERHRALRGHSASSQSTA; from the coding sequence ATGGCGCGCAGGCGGGACGAGCGGATCGATCACGCCGTACTGGCCGCGGTGTCCGAGCTCGTACGGGAGGTCGGCTACCCGGCTCTGACGATGGAAGCCATCGCGCAGCGGGCGGGCACCACCAAGCCCGCCATCCGCCGGCGCTGGGCGAGTCAGAAACACCTGGTCGTCGAGGCCATGGCGCGGGACCGGGCCGGGGTCGTGGAGATCGACACCGGGTGCACCCACTGCGACATCGTCGGGCATCTCGAAGCGCTCCGGGACGCGATGGACGACCCGGCCTTCGGCCATGTGCTCTGCGCGCTGGTCGCCGATCTCGCGGACGACCCGGAACTGCGGGAACGCTTCCTCACCGAGTTCTGGCAGCCGCGCCGGGAAGCGTGCGTCGTCATCCTGCGCAAGGCGCAGGAACGCGGCGACCTCCGGCCCGGTCTCGACGTCGACCTCGTGCTGGACCTGTTCGCCGCGCCCATCGTGTTCCGGGCGCTCTTCGGCCACTCCGGTCTCGGGCCGGAGTTTCCGGAGGAGGTGGTGTCTGCTGTGCTCTCCGGGACGGGGACGGGGACGGGGCAGGGGACGGGTACGGGAGCTGGCGGGCGGCCCGGCTGCGAGCGGCACCGTGCGCTACGCGGTCACAGCGCCAGCAGCCAGTCGACCGCCTGA
- a CDS encoding quinone oxidoreductase family protein has product MEVVGRVTAVGAEVSEGLVGQQVLALLPGFGGFAERGVAEAEMVLASPPGAGADEVVALGVNALVAELALQRVGAAAGERVLVRGAGGGIGVLATQIAHARGAEVTVVTSSSARGERLRELGAAHVVDRNRSGVPDAGFDVVVDTVAGPDLGQHLELLRPNGRYVICGAAGGLPSVESFAPLLRDFHKSLSLHAFSLNSVTPEELRGSWKRVVALLGEGRLSAVVDQVFPLAEAAAALRHVADGKAFGKVVLRPR; this is encoded by the coding sequence ATGGAGGTCGTCGGGCGGGTGACGGCGGTCGGGGCGGAGGTGTCCGAAGGGCTGGTGGGGCAGCAGGTTCTGGCGTTGCTGCCGGGGTTCGGCGGGTTTGCCGAGAGGGGCGTGGCCGAGGCCGAGATGGTCCTCGCGAGCCCGCCGGGGGCCGGTGCGGACGAGGTGGTCGCGCTGGGTGTCAACGCTCTGGTCGCCGAGCTGGCGCTCCAGCGGGTGGGGGCCGCTGCCGGGGAGCGGGTGCTCGTCCGTGGGGCCGGTGGCGGGATCGGGGTGCTCGCCACGCAGATCGCGCATGCGCGGGGAGCCGAGGTCACCGTCGTCACCTCGTCCTCGGCGCGCGGCGAGCGCCTGCGGGAGCTGGGCGCCGCGCACGTCGTCGACCGGAACCGGTCCGGCGTTCCCGATGCGGGCTTCGATGTCGTGGTGGACACGGTCGCCGGCCCGGATCTGGGGCAGCATCTCGAACTCCTGCGGCCGAACGGGCGTTACGTCATCTGTGGCGCCGCCGGTGGCCTTCCCTCAGTGGAGTCCTTCGCGCCGCTGCTGCGGGATTTCCACAAGTCGCTGTCGCTGCACGCGTTCAGCCTCAACTCGGTGACCCCGGAGGAGCTTCGAGGCTCTTGGAAGAGGGTGGTGGCGCTTCTGGGCGAGGGCCGGCTGTCAGCCGTGGTGGATCAGGTTTTCCCGCTCGCCGAGGCCGCCGCCGCACTGCGGCACGTGGCGGACGGAAAGGCGTTCGGCAAGGTCGTCCTGCGTCCCCGGTAG
- a CDS encoding cobalt-precorrin-6A reductase codes for MSVPAGAAHVPHVLILGGTTEARRLAAGLADRRPGLRVTTSLAGRVAAPRLPAGEVRIGGFGGPDGLAHWLREHAVDALIDATHPFAGTISFNAAQAAATAHVPLLALRRPGWVPGPGDDWHPVASLEEAAAALPALGHRVFLTTGRMGLATFAHLTDLWFLVRSVDAPEPPHPPRMLTVLDRGPFTLEGERALLRDHRVDVLVTKDSGATATAPKLAAAREAGVPVVVVQRPAVPHGVPVAETPDQAVDWLLAL; via the coding sequence ATGAGCGTCCCCGCCGGAGCCGCACACGTTCCGCACGTCCTGATCCTCGGCGGCACGACCGAGGCCCGCCGGCTGGCCGCCGGACTGGCGGACCGGCGGCCCGGCCTGCGCGTCACCACATCCCTGGCCGGCCGGGTGGCCGCGCCCCGGCTCCCCGCCGGCGAGGTGCGGATCGGCGGATTCGGAGGCCCGGACGGCCTCGCGCACTGGCTGCGCGAGCACGCGGTGGACGCGCTCATCGACGCCACCCATCCCTTCGCCGGCACGATCAGTTTCAACGCGGCGCAGGCGGCCGCCACCGCCCATGTTCCCCTGCTCGCCCTCCGCAGGCCCGGCTGGGTCCCCGGCCCGGGCGACGACTGGCACCCGGTCGCCTCCCTCGAAGAGGCCGCCGCCGCTCTCCCGGCCCTCGGCCACCGCGTCTTCCTCACCACCGGCCGCATGGGCCTCGCCACCTTCGCCCACCTCACCGACCTCTGGTTCCTCGTCCGCTCCGTGGACGCCCCGGAACCTCCCCACCCGCCCCGCATGCTGACCGTCCTCGACCGGGGCCCCTTCACCCTCGAAGGCGAACGTGCCCTCCTCCGCGACCACCGCGTCGACGTCCTGGTGACGAAGGACAGCGGCGCGACGGCGACGGCCCCGAAGCTGGCGGCGGCGCGGGAGGCGGGGGTGCCGGTGGTGGTCGTCCAGAGGCCGGCGGTTCCGCACGGCGTACCGGTCGCCGAGACTCCGGATCAGGCGGTCGACTGGCTGCTGGCGCTGTGA